A stretch of DNA from Drosophila virilis strain 15010-1051.87 chromosome 5, Dvir_AGI_RSII-ME, whole genome shotgun sequence:
TTATAAAATCTCAGCAAACGGCCGGAAAATGTATCAGTTGCAAATCTAGCTAGAACTTTCAACAAGTTAAGAAGATGCTGTGCCAGAGACAACAGCTCATCCTGCTCGGAGTCCTGGTGGCGGTCGGCTTGTCCGGGGCCGACAAGGTGCACAATATCGATGAGCTGACTGGTCGCAGATTCAACAAAGCCCGATTCTCCACGGAAGTGGCCACCGATAAGTACACGCCGCCGGAGGAGAAGGATCCCCAGTTCTGGTACGACTTGGCGCATGAAGAGATCGCCAAGAGGCTCCAATTGCCGCAGCCCGATGTGAAACGGGCCAAGAATCTGATCCTGTTCCTGGGCGACGGCATGTCCCTGACCACCGTGGCGGCGGCGAGAATCCTCAAAGGCCAACGTCAGGGTAAAACGGGCGAAGAATCCTCGCTCAGCTTTGAGCAGTTCCCCTACACGGGTCTCAGCAGGGTGAGTCGCAAGCCAGCGCTAGGAGAAGCCTTCATCCAAATTATTCGCTACTTTACGCTTCCATAGACCTACTGCTCCAATGCCCAGGTGCCGGACTCGGCATGCACTGCCACCGCTTATCTGTGCGGCGTGAAGACGAACATCATCGAGATCGGGGTCAGCGCTGCGGTCAGCTTCAATAACTGCACCGAGAGTCAGACGCCTGAGAACCGGCTGACCTCCATTGCGGAGTGGGCACAGAATGCGGGCAAATCCACAGGCATTGTGACAACGACCACGCTAACCCATGCGAGTCCCTCGGGCGCCTACGCCAAGACGGCCAATCGCAACTGGGAGTGCGATACGGATGTTGCCAGCTACGGCGTTGACCCCAGCGAATGCGTTGACATGGCCACCCAGTTGATTACCCAGGTGCCTGGCAAGAATTTTGATATTATGTTCGGCGGCGGCATGGGCAAATTTCTGCCAAAATCCATACAGGATTCGCACGGCAATCCCGGCGAACGCTCCGATGACGTCAATCTGCTCGCCAGCTGGCAGGCCAGGCACGAGGGCGGCGTCCTGGTCACCAATCGCAAACAGCTGCTCAGCGTCAACGTGTCGGCCGTGTCCAGCATCATTGGACTCTTCCAGTCCAGCCTTATGAAATTTCACCTGGATGCCGATGAGAGCTACCAGCCAACGCTCTCCGAGCTGACCGAGGTGACGATCAAGAAGCTGAGCCAAAATGAGAACGGCTACTTTGCATTCATAGAAGGTAAGTGGAAGCTACTGGTCCATcctgtcgatatcgattcctAAACTCTCGCGTCCAGGTGGCCTGATCGATTATGGCAATCATTATACCAAGGCGGGCTATGCGCTGGATGAGGCCCTGGAGTTCGAGAAGGCCATTCAGTTGGCCCGCGACATGACCGACATTGAGGACACGTTGATTGTGGTCACATCGGATCATGCGCACACGCTGTCCATTGCCGGCTATCCGGGACGCGGCACACCCATCCTGGGCCTAAATCAGCATGACACCGACATCAATGGCATCAAGTACAGCACGCTCAACTATGCCGTCGGACCCAAGAACTATCTGGACGAGAAGGGCCAGCGCATCGATCTGACCGATCAAATTGGCGGCAATGACTTCGAGTACCCCGGTTACATAACCAAGGAGCAGGGCACCCATTCGGGCGACGATGTGGGCATCTTTGCCTCCGGGCCGCAAAGCCATCTCTTTACGGGCATGATGCAACAGAGCACGATTCCGCATCTGATGGCCTATGCCGCCTGCATTGGCGACGGGCCCCAGCTCTGCGATGCCAAGTAGAGCGAATGCTTCTCTCTTCCATTAAAAGTGGCTGCCATTTAGTTCCGCTTTTTGTCCAATAAATCACTGCTCAGGGAAAGTAGATACATGATTATTAAAAGCCATCTTTTTCTGCCCGTACGGTATACTCCTCCCAAGATTCAAATAACTCATATTATGCCTCGTTGCAGACAgccatataattatttataggCATAATATAACCACAAGACCATGATCCAAACTTATTACGGTCCATAAGCAAAAAGATTACAAAGCTTCTGAACTTTATGTTAGGTTGTTTTCCTATCTTGGTCTGGTCCAAAATTAGTTAAACCCGTTCATGGAAGTATAGCACTCGTGTGgcatatatttaacaaaagtTATGATACCTTTTATTAAGTTaggactgtttttttttttttaactcttTCTCGTCTCTGTTGAGagtaaattatatttgaaGATTAGTTTGAACCGATCCTATTAAAAGGCTAGTTAAGTTAGGTTAGCATAAGTTAGGTTAGGTTAGGATAAGTTAGGTTAGGTTAGCATAAGTTAGGTTAGGTTAGGATAAGCTAGGTTATGTCAGGTTAGGTTGGtcttaatttaaatgctaaataaaattgttttacaaCATATCTAACCTTTCCAATttaagcttttattttattattcagtTCCTTAAAGGGTTATCTGGTTTAAGCCTTTTGTAGTTTGTAAAAtaagaatttaaaatattcgTGTTAAAATTACTTCaaataacatttcaaataaatacttAATCTCTGCCAAAGTGCGTGAATTTCAGTTAAATCTATAAATGACGCTTACAGAAATAATGCAATTTCTATATAGTCCTCTATAGATTTAACCGAGAACTCGGTACTcttggaaaatattttttgaaactATTTGCGAAGCACTTTTAACACGTAAGTATTTTACTTCTTCTTTTTGCCTTTCTTGCCTTTTTTgcctttcttcttctttttcttcttttttttcttttttggcatAATTGATGTTTTGCGTTTCTTTGGCTCCTCGActggaggcggaggcggaggtgGCACTTTTTTGGTCTCCAGTTGGCACACTTCGTCGACGATTTTCTTGGAGAAATGTTTCTCGCCGGTTATCGTGCTGACGGGCACCCGATGCCAGTTTTCGATCTTCTGACGTGGATAGATCTCCACGTTGCAGCAGTTGGATAACAGTATCAGATCCTCGTTGCCCGTCACAGTTTCGCGTGCCGCCAGATCCTTTCGGCAGTCTTGGCACTCGCATTTCCGGCGACGTATGCGGAATTTCATTGGAAAAACTCGGCCCACCAAAGTGTTTTCATCCAAAAAGACGGAGTGCTTATACGGGGGTCTTGGTCGCGTGGATTGCACAAACTGGGATTGGGTATTACGGAAGAATACTAGAAAcgtttttatacatttttctcaCCTGCCTCGTGTTAAGCATTGTGCGCTGGGGCCTACATGCTGTGGAGCACAGATTTGGTTCCTTTGCAGCTTGCGCCTCACACAAATTGCAGCATTTCTCCGGGTCCCGGGTGCCACACTCGGCGCACACTTCGACTAGATCTATCCGGCGTCGCACTGGTATCTCGGGCTCCAGAAAGTTCTTGACAACGTTCGGAACGCCTTCGTCCAGTTTGACGGCTTTGTAATCGACACATTGTCCCTCCGACGGTTCCAGGCAACTCCTCGGACATGCTGGCGGCTGCTTCAGAAGTTGTCTCTCGCGCAACAAGCGACAGCTATTGTCGCCCCAGTCATGTACCATAGATGGAAGattcaaattttgaaaaaagaatttgaatttttatcaAGCTGTTTAAATGTGACTTTCCAGTGAAAGCCATGTTTCCATGTAGAGTCGGACTTCAAGCTGGTTCGAATTCAATTCACACTCATTCATATGCatgtgcacatacacatacacaaatacatatacacatatacatatacacatatgcatatacatatacatatacataaacattacatatgcatatatatacgagCGTACTTGAAtgcatgagaatcgcatagtagggcAGTTTTTTTTACATGATTTcttttcataaataatatttaatgcttTGCGGTTTATAAACGTTGGCAACAATTGTGATTTAATCAAGCACTTCTAAGGAATGTGTTTTTGGAATATTATCTTAACTGATGATAAAGTAACTATTTTTCACCGACGCGCACTTTCTGTATGAGAGATTTGCATTCGGAATCGCGTTGCACGCGATGATAACTGGTTATTCTGCCCAAGGAGGATATGAAATTCTCATCGTGCGTGATTATAATGAGCATAAAATTCGATTGATACTGTCGGCTCTCGACGATGCGATTGAGGGCGTCGCACAGCGACACAATGTTATCTCGATCCAAATTAGTTGTGGGCTCATCGAGAGCGAGGACGCCACAATTGCTGCTAAACGTCTCCGCCAGAGCCATGCGTATGATGAGAGAGCCGAGTACACGTTGCCCGGCACTGCAGCGTCCGCGCATTTCGATCTCTGAATTGTTCTTGGACTGGACCACGCGATAGTTATAGTTCTTGCGTCGATCCGCTGAGGCGTCTTTGTCTAGCTCATCCGTCTTGATCTGTATATAATCGATATCGTTGCCTCTGTAGATCATGCGCCAATATTCCCTTATCAAACTATTTATGTTGTTCATTTTCTCCGCATGAAACTGTATCAGAGCCCATTCGAGCGCTACACGATGCTGGCCCAGATCGTCGATGCCGCGACGCTTGACAGCCACCTCGAACTGGCCGCGCATATAGTTCTTCATGGACTCTTTGTACTTGGGCTCGCTTATTTCCATTTGCAGCTTGGCCACCTGATTGTTTATCTCGCCCTGCTGGCCGAGCAGCTCGCCGCGTCGCACCGAGGCCATATCGCGTCTCTTCATTAGCTCGTTCTTCTCCTTGGTTACGCTGCGAAAGTCCAGATTGCCCAATTGCTTGGACAGCGTTTGACAATTTTCGCTTAGTTCGGCTTCCTTTAACTGCAGCTGCTTCAACTCGCGATTGTCCTTCAGATCGCGCTCCAGGCTCTGTTGATTGAGGCACTCGGTCTTGAGTGTTTCCAGCTGCTCGCTCTTCTCTTGAATTTGTGCCTCCTGGAATCGTATATTAGAGCCTGTTTAGTCATATATCAATAGGTTTAAAGGGCGCATTGGTACCATTTTGTTGAGCTCAGCCTTGATTGAATTTATGGTCGCATCGTATTTGTTGATGGCATTCACCAAATCCAGACTGTCGAACTCTTGCGCCTGTTTCTTTAATCTATTAGggaaatacataaataaaagattTGCTGTGAGTTAACGCATTTACTGCCCACCTTTGTATGTCCTGATCGGTGCTCTTGTATTCCTGGTATTTGGTCTGCAATTTCGATAATTGTAAGCGTTCGCTTTCCTTCATGCGCGCCTTTTCGCTTAAGGCTGCGCTCAATCTTTGCTTTATGGGCTGAAT
This window harbors:
- the LOC6636360 gene encoding membrane-bound alkaline phosphatase, with translation MLCQRQQLILLGVLVAVGLSGADKVHNIDELTGRRFNKARFSTEVATDKYTPPEEKDPQFWYDLAHEEIAKRLQLPQPDVKRAKNLILFLGDGMSLTTVAAARILKGQRQGKTGEESSLSFEQFPYTGLSRTYCSNAQVPDSACTATAYLCGVKTNIIEIGVSAAVSFNNCTESQTPENRLTSIAEWAQNAGKSTGIVTTTTLTHASPSGAYAKTANRNWECDTDVASYGVDPSECVDMATQLITQVPGKNFDIMFGGGMGKFLPKSIQDSHGNPGERSDDVNLLASWQARHEGGVLVTNRKQLLSVNVSAVSSIIGLFQSSLMKFHLDADESYQPTLSELTEVTIKKLSQNENGYFAFIEGGLIDYGNHYTKAGYALDEALEFEKAIQLARDMTDIEDTLIVVTSDHAHTLSIAGYPGRGTPILGLNQHDTDINGIKYSTLNYAVGPKNYLDEKGQRIDLTDQIGGNDFEYPGYITKEQGTHSGDDVGIFASGPQSHLFTGMMQQSTIPHLMAYAACIGDGPQLCDAK
- the LOC6636361 gene encoding uncharacterized protein; translated protein: MVHDWGDNSCRLLRERQLLKQPPACPRSCLEPSEGQCVDYKAVKLDEGVPNVVKNFLEPEIPVRRRIDLVEVCAECGTRDPEKCCNLCEAQAAKEPNLCSTACRPQRTMLNTRQFVQSTRPRPPYKHSVFLDENTLVGRVFPMKFRIRRRKCECQDCRKDLAARETVTGNEDLILLSNCCNVEIYPRQKIENWHRVPVSTITGEKHFSKKIVDEVCQLETKKVPPPPPPPVEEPKKRKTSIMPKKKKKKKKKKKGKKGKKGKKKK